The DNA region CCAGCAACTGCATGGTCATTAAATTGCCGCCCAACACTAAAATCTTTAAGATGCCAGTTCAAGCGCCGACTGCCTCAAAGGAATCGCATACAGTTAGCCTGAGTGACAAGGAAATGTTGAACAGTGTCCTCAAAATTCCGCAGGCGATAAGTATAAGCAAAGTCAAATCGGTGGATAATACTGCAACTATTTCCAACCCTACGACTATCAAAACTGTGTTGCCGGCTCAAACCCACAGCCGATCATCCTGCTTCCTCGTCGACGCTTTTAACAAATCGGAAAGTCGCCCCGAATCCATGAAGATAATTACGGAATTTCGTAATCAAATACGCTCCATAGAGAAGACATTGCCACTGCCGGGAACAGTGCTGCAATCTTCAAAGATAAATAATGATCTTCCACCTTTACCTCCGTTGGTTGGTCCAGATGCACCCAAGCCCGTTGAACTGACTCTCAACCCACTATGTTTTATAGTGGCCAAGGAACTACAGATCCAGTATCCACTCTACCGTTTTATGTGGACCTGTCCGCATTGCCAGCGATTCTTCGAGAAGCACTGTGCATTTCGAATGCACCTGACTAGCAAGCATGATTTGACCCAAGAAAAATTGAACAGCCTCAAAGTGATATTAATGCCTTACAAAagtaagtatatatatattgttgccGCTCTATTATTAGGCGTTAAAAAAACGTGCACGGATACCGCTGTAGAGATTTGAGACTTTAACTCTATGCCCACAAAGTGCACGaacataaaactaaaaaatgttctcCGATGAGCCTGGCCGTTTGAGCTTCGAACCAGGAACAGATACGGAACATACAAGCTTCTCTATCACTTTTCTTTTCTACACTGATCATCTGTAGTCaattaacatatttttatcTCCACTTTAGTTCTCTCATTGGATTCATCAGACTCTGAGCCTAAGCTTGCGCATGTGCCATTGCCAACGAATTTGGAAACGAAGCCACAAGTGCCAGAATCTACTCCAAATCAAGACAAGACTGTTAATTTGCCATTTCTGCAAAACGATGCAGCACCTTTGAAGGATCAAACACCGGCATTATCATATCTTACTTCTAACAAAGATTCAACATCCCCAATGAAAAATCCAGATAAATCAAATGGCTCAAAGAAGTCAAAGAAGAATCAAGGAAAAATTGCTCAGTTTCAGTGCACGGACTGCTCCAAAGTATTTACTACTTTCGGGGCCCTACGCATCCACAAGACAATCCACACAGGCGAGCTGCCGCACAAATGCAGCTATTGTGACAAACGTTTCCGTACTCCTGGTCAGGTGCGTGTGCACCACCGTCGTCACACCGGAGAAAAGCCGTTTAAATGCAAGGTAAGGATTaatctgtagcattagttgcaTGAATTATTACTGCAGTGTAACAATGTTTtgtcattattattataatctCTTGTATCTTTGTAGGTTTGCTCATTGGATTTCACTCATCGGGAAACTTTGATTTCCCATCTTTCGCGCCATATTGGAATGAAACGTTATAAATGCTATGGATGCGATAAATACTTTGTAGTCGTCAGCGGTTTGCGAGCCCATCGCCGCCTACGTCCTGACACTTGCGGCAAGGTGAAGTTCACAGCTCGAGCTCACGGCCCCCGGGTGCGGGTCATCCGGGGAGAAGTGATCTTTGAACATCACCCAGAACACAATGGATACCTACGCAGTGAGGATCCGCTTAACATTTTGTCCCAACGTGATCAGACCGACTCAAACCCACCCGAAACAATGTAGGGTATAAGCTAATTGTTATGTTTTCCTTATTTTACCACTTTAGCTTTGCCATtatgatatattttttagtattttttaaaaatgcgATAAGGGATATAGAAGTAAGACCTTGATCCATAGGAAAGAATTACAAAAGATATTGCCatgaattataattttttaatattcgaTTTTTGACccaaatatatttgtttatgaAATTACACTCCAATTCATGTATGACTGTGTGGCGGTATTAAGGTTGTTCAAAAAATCTCTTATCAAGcaattcaaaattttaaaagctaTTACCCTATAATAATTTGGAAGCCATGACCATGAAAGCTGATAACAATTTTATTATACTAAGTTGATAATTAAGAGCAAATCAAATTGCATTAAGAAAAGGTGCattaaattggttttattttattacggTCGtttagtatttatttttaaatctcaGGACTTCTTCTATGAGGGTTTCATGTTGCTGAACATCGTTAGAAGTTATGTATTTGTTAATCGCATTAAAAACCTCACTTTCCTGGGCTATGGTTGCCAGAGTCAGCTTCGTTTTCATTTGGGTGGCACCTTCCGTAAATTTATTATGCACTTTCTCATCCTCCTTGGCGAATTCACTGGCAACGCCCAGTAATCCGATAAGGCTCATTCCAATTGTTTTTGACTCGGGTGCCGATTGAGATAAGCTGTCCTTGAGACCTTCAAACACGCCTTGTAGATCGTAGACGTAGACATATTTCTCAGCAGTAGAGCCATGCTGACGGAGGTTCTTGCCGCGGTTAATATAGCTCTCTAGGACAGATGTTCCCGGTCCACGTTCCTCAACCGGCACACTATCCACTATCTGCTGCACAAAATTAACTGTGACGACCAGCATATTGTGAATTTGAATGCCACGAATGGTCTCGGCATAGCGAAAGAATTGAGACAGGATCTCCTTTTGTGACCTTGGAGGTGCAGCACAGGTAAGGCTCTGCGGAATATGCATACGATTTAATAAAGaatcagttttttttttaatacatacCAAAACAGAGagcaaaaatataaatgtgcaCCGCATCTTCGTCATGACTTAATTCGACCAACAAATTTGGGAACAGACTTcggatttttatacccttgccaCACATAACGAATCGCCTCTTCATTAATGTATTAGTATTGCATTGAtatgaaatgtgaaattgacTTCGGCAGAAGAGGAGAGCGCTCATGATCTAGAATGATGAAATCTCCTTATCAGCATCACAAAGAGAGAAGAGTCGATAGAAGCTAATACGTTTGGCAACAAATGAAAGCGGAAGCCAGTACACTTAAAACAAAAAGTCTcttaatttcttttatttcatcttttattatttcttgtCATTCGGTTTTGCAGTTTTTTGAAaatgataaattatttgtatagTAAGAAGAGTCAAGGGAAAAGTGCTCAGATTCAGTGCACGGACTGCTCCAAAGTATTTACTACTTTCGGGGCCCTACGCATCCACAAGACAATCCACACGGCGCGCTGCCGCACAAATGCAGCTATTGTGACAAACGTTTCCGCACTCCTGGTCAGGTGCGTGTGCACCACCGTCTTCACACCGAAGAAAAGCCGTTTAAATGAAAGGTAAGGATTaatctgtagcattagttgcaTAATTTAATACTGCAATGGAACAGTGTTTTGTCAATATTATTGTAATCAATTGTATCTTTGTAGGTTTGCTCATTGGATTTCACTCATCGGGAAACTCTGATTTCCCATCTTTTGCGCCATATTGGAATGAAGCGTTATAAATGCTATGGATGCGATAAATACTTTGTAGTCGTCAGCGGTTTACGAGCTCATCGCCGCCTACGTCCTGACACTTGCGGCAAGGTGAAGTTCACAGCTCGAGCTCACGGCCCCCGGGTGCGGGTCATCCGGGGAGAAGTGATCTTTGAACATCACCCAGAACACAATGGATACCTACGCAGTGAGGATCCGCTTAACATTTTGTCCCAACGTGATCAGACCGACTCAAACCCACCCGAAACAATGTAGGGTATAAGCCTAATTGTTATGTGTTCCTTATTTTACCACTTTAGCTTTGCCATTCTGATATATTTtgtagtattttttaaaaatgcgATAAGGGATATCGAAGAAAGACCTTGATCTATAGGAAAGAATTACAAAAGATTTTGCCatgaattataattttttaatattcgaTTTTTGACccaaatatatttgtttatgaAAATACACTCCAATTCATGTATGACTTTGTGGCGGTATTAAGGTTGTTCAAAACATCTCTTATCAAGCaattgaaaaatttaaaagctaTTACCCTATAATAATTTGGAAGCCATGACAACAATTTTATTATACTAAGTTGATAATTAAGAGCAAATCAAATTGCATTAAAAAAAGGTGtattaaattggttttattttattacagTCGTTTAGTACTTATTTTTGAATCTCAGGACTTCTTTTATGAGGGTTTCATGTTGCTGAACATCATTAGAAGTTATGTATTTGTTAATCGCATTAAAAACCTCACTTTCCTGGGCTATGGTTGCCAGAGTCAGTTTCGTTTTCATTTGGGTGGCACCTTCCGTAAATTTATTATGCAATTTCTCATACTCCTTGGTGACTTCACTGGGATAGCCCTTTGATGCGATACGGGACATTTCAGTTTTTTGAAACTCAGATAAGCTGTCATTTAGATCATCGCCTGGTTGACCGTAGATGTGTTCATATTTCTCAGCAGTAGAGCCATGCTGAAGGAGGTTCCTGCCGCGGTTAATATAGCTCTGTTGGACAGATGTTCCCGGTCCACGTTCCTCAACCGGCACACTATCCACTATCTGCTGCAAAACATTAACTAAGGCGCCCAGCATATTGTGAATATGAATGCCACGAATGGTCTCGGCATAGCGAAAGAATTGAGACAGGATCTCCTTTTGCGATCTTGGAGGTGCAGCACAGGTAAGGCTCTGCGGAATATGCATACGATTCAATAAAGaatcagttttttttttaatacatacCAAAACAGAGagcaaaaatataaatgtgcaCCGCATCTTCGTCATGACTTAATTCGACTCAAAAATTTTGGAACAGACTTcggatttttatacccttgccaCACATAACGAATCGCCTCTTCATTAATGTATTAGTATTGAATTGAtatgaaatgtgaaattgacTTCGGCAGAAGAGGAGAGCGATCATGATCTAGAATGATGAAATCTCCTTATCAGCATCACAAAGAGAGAAGAGTCGATAGAAGCTAATACGTTTGGCAACAAATGAAAGCGGAAGCCAGTACACTTAAAACAAAAAGTCTCTTACTTTCttttatttcatcttttattatttcttgtCATTCGGTTTTGCAGTTTTTTGAAAATGATAAATTAATTGTATGGTATTATTAAACGTAATATGATATTCTTAATCATAAATTAATGCGAAATACATACGCTCATCTGTTTCTCGATTAGTATAATCATTATATTGTTTGCTTGTCTGTGTATCAtgttacatttaaaattgttatatCTTTCTATTTGGTAAAACATATAaaacaatttatattttaacaaaatttGACAAGCCGACAAATTTGtgtaatatacaatatattcgTACTTTTCAattgatttatatgttaagtTTAATACGATTGCAACACTCTGCGTGGGTACCTTTATCTAGACATCTATTGTTGCTAGCGCTATAGTTTAATTTAGTATCTCTCGTTTCATCCCAAACATGCCCAGCCGGCCAACATCGCCGCAAAATTTACTACTTCCTAACACATCCGATCCAATTGGCAGGGGCAACGCGCTAAAGTTGTTATAACAAATACTTTTATTCcgtataaatatttagtttaCATATGACTATTGTTGTTTAACATGTGTTTCAGCTAATAATTTAGTGTTTGCTTTTAAGCATTTGCTTGCTAactttttgtatatatttatgtataaaTACGAGGCCGAATTTAAACGTTCTGCAAAACAGCTTATCAGttatatacattattatgTACCTTAACACCTATTGCCAATGTCttgatttatgttttttttttgctggttttgctttattttatGGTAAAAATTATATGCTACAGTACATATCTACAGTTATCATTCTAATCTGTTCGCTTGGTTAATATCTATGCCTTCATACACCTTAGGTACAATAATTGTTTAGCTTTTCGATCTAAATTACACATACATACGTGGCTAGCTTGGGTATCGACTGTGGTATATACAGGAATGTACTGGGGAACTGAATAGAAGTTGTGGGAATGAGGTTAAAGTTTCAATTAGCTGCTTAGCTGGAAGTTGCGTCTGTGTCTCCTATCGGTTTTAAGAATTAGAACCGTCTGTTAGCTACCAAGACATCGATCAGTCCTTCAAATTCGTCATTTATTATAGGGGAGATCAAAACTTAAGTCGTGTTTGAAAACTTATTTTAGAATCTAGCTGCCTTATAGAATATGCACTATGCAAGACTTTTGACTAATTGCACGGATTGTTTATACTGGTTTCCAACAACCTAGGCATAAAAACTGATTAACATAGCGTTATTTGATTGATTGTATTACTCATAcgtttatatattataatggCAATTGGAATTTGCTGCCAATTCGCCAGAAGATTGCGATTTAAATCAAATGGCTTCTACTTTCGACCCTATCCATGCTTTCGAGATTTGATTTAGGCGGTAAGACTAATAGCTACCAAGTCCTTAGTTCAAATATGTATCGGTTTCCAGTGGTCCGCCCCATTCATGGCCATTCTGGTGGCAGTTCCACGAACAACAAGTTGATTGACTTCCTCCTCCATTAGCGAGCAAAATCTTGATGCACATATAGAAGTGCATATGGGCTGATATATAAATTTCTGATAATTAAACGTGTAACAGTCTTTTTAAGTTTACATtatcaataaaatcaaactTAGTGAAAGATCGAGACCCCAAAGTAATCGTAATTGCAACATAACCATCGGGCGGGGGGTGCGCTTATCAACTAAACATGTCCACGTATATAAGTATAGGTGTATTAAGTAAGTGTGGGCAGTAGCTGGCTATAATACTTTAGAGTTATGATATCCGTGTATATCGTAAATGCGTATTATGCGTAGAGTTCGAAATAAGTATGCAACGAACGCAGGGTCGATGAGTTTTCAGCTCAGTTGGCATAGTTGTCGAATGAGCCCAAGTACTCCAATGCAGCGCGATAGCAGAAGTGATATTGATCCTAAATTAGTAAAAACAACAGATGTAAATTCTCCATGCGTCTATTAAAAATCTTGTGTGAAACCCACCTCGGTTTGCACCATAGCCGGTCGCTGGGAACGCAGGATGCGCACTGTCTGGAAGACATCCAGCACTCCCTCGTACTGCATCCGCTCTAGAACGATGCTCAGTGTGATGAAGACACCCGAACGTCCCACGCCCGCTGAACAGTGCACGGTGATGGGTCCATCCTGGCCAAACTGTTCCTTGGTCTTGTGCACCTGTCCGATGAAGTCAATGAAGCCTTCGCCCGACTTGGGCACCCCCTGCTCCGGCCAATCGATGAACTGGAACTGGCGCACCGTGCGCGAGGATCCATCTCGAGCATCAGTTACCTACAGACAAAGAggatttatttgttttccagttatttattattaaataaagtaTATTAAACTCACCTTAAACTCACGCAGCTTATACTGCGGCATGTTGTACTCAGCGATGGGATCCACGACATAATACTGATAGCGCACGGACCGCTCATGAGGCCAGTATTGGAAGCACTTCTCCTGTGAAAAGAAAAAGCATTAGTTTATATGAGGCTAAGGTTGAGGATTTAGTCTTAAACTAAATTACTACTGAATCTATAATCCAGAAAATACAAATGAGTGTGGTTAACTTACCCTGCCCATTTCCTTGAGCTTGGTCAGCATGACCACAATGGTGGAGTTGTGCTCCCAGAGCATGCGCCAGAAATCCTCTGCTGCATCCTGCACAGGACCCTGGGCGGCGATATAGGCCGATCGGTAGCGATAGCCGTCAATGAAGCTGGCGTTGACATAGTCGCTGCCCTCGATTCCATGGATGGGGGTCAGGTAGACACGACTCGATTCGTATGGCAGAATGTGGACCAGGCGGTTCTTGTGCTTGTTGCACGGCAGATTGGCCGTTACGAACTTGGACGAGTCCATCTTGACATTGGACAGCTTCTTGAACTCCACCTCCATGCCGGAGATGCTCTCGCCGGGCTCCGTGATCAGTAGCTTTTGCAGGTGCGTGTGCAGGTTGCGGGCCGGCACCTCCGTCATGCCACAGATGATGGCCTCAATGATGGCGTCATGGATGAAAATGTACTGATCCTCCGTCTGAACCATATAGTTGCGTTGCGCCCTCAGGCACGTGACATGCCCATAGATATCGATGATCTTCTCGTGCTTCATTCGCTCCAGCATCGAATCGATGACGATGTAGCAGCCGGTTCGACCCACTCCCGCCGAGCAGTGAACGATCACGGGTCCGGATTCCGGTGGCGTGAGAGCGCGACACCGGCGCAGGAACTGCAGGAACGGAGCCGGATGATCGGGCACCCCATGATCCGGCCAGGCGGTGAACTGCAGCTGCTTGATCTCGCGCCGATCGTTGAAGCCCTGCCGGCACAACTGGAACGTCCGTATGCTGTACGTGGCCAGCTCCTGCGTCTCCGTGATGGTCACAAAGATCTGGCCATAGGTCTCCGTTCCGCGAGTGGGCCAATACTGGTCGCACTTGATGCGTGTTCGCTCCTCCAGTCGCGTCATCATCACAATGGTGGCCGTTTTCAATTCCCAGCACATGCGCCAGAAGTCCACAAAGGTCTCCTGCAGCGGTCCCTGGGTGGCCACATAGGCGTTGTGCTTCCGATAGCCATCACAGTAGTTGGCATTGATGTAGTCCGATCCAACCACGCCCTCCACTGGCGGCAACTGGACACGGGAATGATCGTAGGCGGTGACATTGGCATAGCGATTCTTCGATTTATTGTGCTCCAGGTTGGAGTTGTCCCAGGTGAATTGCTGTCCCGGCTCAATGCTCTCATACTCCTGCGAGAACTTCTGATTGTCGTTGGCTTTGAGTCGTTCGATATGGTTAGCGAATTCCGAAATGGGTATGGGCGGATGGGAAATCATGCCGGGTGTCTGGAAGTTAAGACGCCTCATGTCAACGGGATCGCTAGGAGTTGGTCCGGCTCCCAAATCGGCGGCCATCAAGGGTCGAGTAACGGCCGCTTGATCCGGGGTTTTGCATGGCTGACGGCGACGTTTCACCACACAGAGAACAATCAACGCGGTGGACACGATGAAAGTGGATACCATTAGCGGGAGCACCACCCACAAGATCTCTGGTTCGTCCTTGTTGCGATTCACTGACACCTCCGGCTCCGCGGGCCAATTGGGATCGGGGCGGTGGGGCCGCTCACCTGGCGGAGCTTCCCGCATGTCCAGCGATAGGAACTCTGAGAAGGGACTGGAGGTGTAGAGATGCTTCTGCGGCGTGTCCACCACAGCCCGCACAAAGATGCGGTAACGCTTCTCCCGCTCCAGCTTACGATTGGTAAAGTTATGGTAGTCATCACCCGATCCTAGGTGGAAGGTGAAGGGTATGGAACGCTGTGGAAACTTAGCCGCAATGTAGGGGGCATTAGGACGCTCTGGTTTGTTCCTACCCGGCAGCAGATCGTCGGTGAGGAACTGATCGGGTATTTTGTGCAGATTTGACTTGTCCTCCGGCACCACCACCAAGTAATAGTGCGAGATGGGTCCATATTCCTCCGAGGCCTGTGGCAGTATCACCAGAATCTCCTCGCCATTGACCACACCATAGAAATCCGGCTTGACCATCGGCTGTGGAGCTGCCATTTGGGTGGTCACCGTGATCTTGGTGGGCGGACGGTATGAATAATCCGATGGAATGGCACTCACGTTCACATTGTACGTGGTAAAGGGACTCAGTTCGTTTATCGTGTGGGTCTTCACATAGTGCTTCAGGATGATCTCGCGCTTGGGAACGATCTGGGTCTGCGAAAATCCCTGTGAGTCCACAAACACCTTCATGGCATCGAAGCTGATCTTGTAGTTAACCGGAGTTAGCCGAATGGGTGGCGACCAACTCAACGTCATTGAATGGGTGCTGACATCGTGGGCACGAAGATTAAGGGGCACATCCTCCGGCTTAATCCTTACCGTCACCTTCTCGCTAAGACGTCCCAATCCGTTCTTGAACCTCGCCGCAATGGCCACGGCATATTGGGCAAACTTCTCCAGATTGACCAGATCAGCGGATTCCGTCAGGCCAACCGTCTTCGTTTGCCAGTCGTCCAGATCCTCGACGGCGGTCATGGTGTAAAAAATTTTGTAGCCAAGCAACTTGCCTCGACTCGTCACCGGCTCCCACCAAATCTCCGCCGTTTGCTCGGAGGTGGCCTCCGCTTGCAGGGACATAGGTGCCCGGCCCATGTCGCGTTCCGTCTCCACGACCAACTTGTCACTGAAGGGACCGGCTCCCTGTTTCGTATAGGCCCTCACCCGGAAGATGTACTCGGTGTTCTCCTCCAGATTTGTGAAAACCGCCTTGCGGAGCGTCATATTCCTCTCAGAACCAAGGCCATGATCGATTTTCTTGTGGAACTGGACATCATAGCGGGTGATTATGCCATTCCGATGTTCCCTGGTAGGTGGATCCCACGTAACGCACAGAACATCCGGAGTTTGGAAGCGTATGGTGATGTTCGAGGGCGGTCCGCCGGGTGTGCCTTCTGGTGTCTGGAATATTTTTACCGTCTCCTGACCGATACCGATGTGATTACTGCCCGCCACCCGAAATTCATACTCCACTCCGCGTTCCAGGTTGTCGAAGCGCTTCTTGGTCATCTGGGGTCCCGATAGCATCTCCTCCTTCAAAGACTGATCCTTGACGCCCCATCGAAGTCGATAGCCACGCAATTCACCATAGGTCTGCGCCGGACGCTCCCACTCCAGTTCGATGGACACGATCGGTTCCCGCTCCATGATCTTCAGACTCACCGTTGGCCGAACTGGCACTCCGCCAGGGGTTTTCACCACAATCGCTGCACTCCGGTCGCCATCGCCTTTGCGGGTCAATGCGGCCACCTGGATGGAGTACTTGGTATCCGGCTGCAGGCCAGTGACATTGAACTCCAGCATGTCCACCACATCGAATTTAAAGGGTTCGTTGAGGAAACCCTTGCCCTGTTTGAAAATGTCAAATAGAGATGATTATAAGCAAATACAAATTAACTTTTCAAATTCgattttatttgattatgGTTTTTAAGAAGCTGTTCTTGGGCTATCCACAAAAAACATGGTTTTTTGGATATACCAACGgttaaaaaaagttaatttCGAATGTCTGTAATCTGTTAACTCTAATCTTGTTAATCTTTCCTAGTTCTCCCTTAAGAGACAGAAAACTCACCTCATCTCTCAGCTCCTGAGCATGTATGTGATAGCCACGAATAATACCATTGCGATCCTTTTCGAGTGGCGGTTTCCAACTGACATGTATCGATGTGGAGTTCAAGGGCGTGGCCTTAACATCTTGTGGATCTCCGGGCACTAAATGCGACGCCGAAGAAAATTGCGATTAGCTAAGGGTACTCACAAGGGCGAAAACAACTGGAGACATATATAGATAGCTTAACTTAAGACCTAAGGTTATTAACATTAACTTACTTAACACTGTAGTACATGAtcttatattatatatttttagtttacAGACAGGAGACTATGGCTTCTATTATACTAGGTGCTTAGAACCTATGAGTAATACATATACAAGAATATATGTGGTAGTACCAGAACAAACCTAGTTCCAAGTCAATGCCATCACCACATCACAGACAAAAACAGAttcgaattaaattaaaagtcgGAACTGGAGGAACCAAACAACCAAAGTGCTGCTTAGGTGCTAAATAATTGGTATGTGGTAGGGGTTGCTCAATAGGTGCTCAAAATTTAGTAGGAGGTGCAGTTTATACCTAGATATAGTATTATTTAAGATAGTATAGACCATTACTTAGGGAGTATGGTGGCAAAAAAGtacacaaaaaaatgttggcCATCGCAAACACTTGGATTTCGATGTCCATCTCGTTTCACTTAGCAAAAACAAACatgtaagcattcaaaaagtTGTTACTTGGTTGTGTGCAAAAAACATATAATGGTAAATCAAAAAATAgttcatatattttttctatacacGTATGCTGCTTATTTAAGAGCATTAAAAATCCTTGCCGACCTCTTAAATGGTTTGGTaagattttcaaaaaatgtcgAAATAGAGaaacatatcaaaaaacaaaagagaTGTGAATTCTTTTAGTTATCGGTCAAAACTTTCTGGACCAattcaaaaatatgtttttgggAAAAGAGTATAGGTATAGAAATAGAGATGTATAGTATAGATAGTATTTTGCTATGGGGCATTCTTAAACATAATACATAGTCAACCATTAAATATACTCACTCTTTTTCtctaaatagttttaaaatgttttatttgtattatataTTAGGATATAAACCACCATCCATTAAAGGTTGcgttcaaaaatcaaatttcGCAATAATTTCGTATTCACATCAAAAAAGTTTCaaaaagattttgttttttttttggtttttggttttttttttccattttgatTTGCATTCAAAAAAAGGTGCACGAAACAGAGCAATTGGTGCAAGGTGCGAGTGGCCAAGCAAAGttatttggttttgttttaatAGTATGTgaaaaaagatataaaatatAGGTATTTAGTTTACAGTATACAATTCCAAAAAGGGTTACTAGTGCACAAAAGTGGTTAAAATCCAGAAAGGGAAAGGTGAACAACTAAAGATGGAAAACATGATACAAAATCTACATATTTGTTGGCACACCGCTTTGATACTGTACAGTGTTCTTATGATTTTTCAATttactttgatttttttccAAAATTATGTGGTAGTTTGTAGATTTAGAACACCcaattaatataatttatgggTTAACTTAAATTTTACAAGTAACTTACCTCAATAAATTTTAAGATAATATGACACACATTTATAAAGCTTAATTATACCCTAAAATACTGGTTATCAACTACTTCTAAGTATATAGCTTATGGAGTTGTATCTTTCCAAtatattcatttaaaatattctttaaattGAGATCTCATATTTGATAATTTTGTACGTATACCATTCATTACTTAGACAATGATTCGCTGCCTGGCGG from Drosophila subpulchrella strain 33 F10 #4 breed RU33 chromosome 2L, RU_Dsub_v1.1 Primary Assembly, whole genome shotgun sequence includes:
- the LOC119548636 gene encoding tyrosine-protein phosphatase Lar isoform X8 gives rise to the protein MGLQMTAASPFAALSLLVLFLLTWTPTIVDAAHANYSDIPYIQYLTHPPEIIRKPQNQGVRVGGVASFYCAARGDPPPSIVWRKNGKKVSGTQSRYTVLEQPGGISILRIEPVRAGRDDAPYECVAENGVGDAVSADATLTIYEGDKTPAGFPVITQGPGTRVIEVGHTVLMTCKAIGIPTPNIYWIKNQTKVDMSNPRYSLKDGFLQIENSREEDQGKYECVAENSVGTEHSKATNLYVKVRRVPPTFSRPPETISEVMLGSNLNLSCIAVGSPMPHVKWMKGSEDLTPENEMPIGRNVLQLINIQESANYTCIAASTLGQIDSVSVVKVQSLPTAPTDVQISEVTATSVRLEWSYKGPEDLQYYVIQYKPKNANQAFSEISGIITMYYVVRALSPYTEYEFYVIAVNNIGRGPPSAPATCTTGETKMESAPRNVQVRTLSSSTMVITWEPPETPNGQVTGYKVYYTTNSNQPEASWNSQMVDNSELTTVSELTPHAIYTVRVQAYTSMGAGPMSTPVQVKAQQGVPSQPSNFRATDIGETAVTLQWTKPTHSSENIVHYELYWNDTYANQAHHKRISNSEAYTLDGLYPDTLYYIWLAARSQRGEGATTPPIPVRTKQYVPGDPQDVKATPLNSTSIHVSWKPPLEKDRNGIIRGYHIHAQELRDEGKGFLNEPFKFDVVDMLEFNVTGLQPDTKYSIQVAALTRKGDGDRSAAIVVKTPGGVPVRPTVSLKIMEREPIVSIELEWERPAQTYGELRGYRLRWGVKDQSLKEEMLSGPQMTKKRFDNLERGVEYEFRVAGSNHIGIGQETVKIFQTPEGTPGGPPSNITIRFQTPDVLCVTWDPPTREHRNGIITRYDVQFHKKIDHGLGSERNMTLRKAVFTNLEENTEYIFRVRAYTKQGAGPFSDKLVVETERDMGRAPMSLQAEATSEQTAEIWWEPVTSRGKLLGYKIFYTMTAVEDLDDWQTKTVGLTESADLVNLEKFAQYAVAIAARFKNGLGRLSEKVTVRIKPEDVPLNLRAHDVSTHSMTLSWSPPIRLTPVNYKISFDAMKVFVDSQGFSQTQIVPKREIILKHYVKTHTINELSPFTTYNVNVSAIPSDYSYRPPTKITVTTQMAAPQPMVKPDFYGVVNGEEILVILPQASEEYGPISHYYLVVVPEDKSNLHKIPDQFLTDDLLPGRNKPERPNAPYIAAKFPQRSIPFTFHLGSGDDYHNFTNRKLEREKRYRIFVRAVVDTPQKHLYTSSPFSEFLSLDMREAPPGERPHRPDPNWPAEPEVSVNRNKDEPEILWVVLPLMVSTFIVSTALIVLCVVKRRRQPCKTPDQAAVTRPLMAADLGAGPTPSDPVDMRRLNFQTPGMISHPPIPISEFANHIERLKANDNQKFSQEYESIEPGQQFTWDNSNLEHNKSKNRYANVTAYDHSRVQLPPVEGVVGSDYINANYCDGYRKHNAYVATQGPLQETFVDFWRMCWELKTATIVMMTRLEERTRIKCDQYWPTRGTETYGQIFVTITETQELATYSIRTFQLCRQGFNDRREIKQLQFTAWPDHGVPDHPAPFLQFLRRCRALTPPESGPVIVHCSAGVGRTGCYIVIDSMLERMKHEKIIDIYGHVTCLRAQRNYMVQTEDQYIFIHDAIIEAIICGMTEVPARNLHTHLQKLLITEPGESISGMEVEFKKLSNVKMDSSKFVTANLPCNKHKNRLVHILPYESSRVYLTPIHGIEGSDYVNASFIDGYRYRSAYIAAQGPVQDAAEDFWRMLWEHNSTIVVMLTKLKEMGREKCFQYWPHERSVRYQYYVVDPIAEYNMPQYKLREFKVTDARDGSSRTVRQFQFIDWPEQGVPKSGEGFIDFIGQVHKTKEQFGQDGPITVHCSAGVGRSGVFITLSIVLERMQYEGVLDVFQTVRILRSQRPAMVQTEDQYHFCYRAALEYLGSFDNYAN